From a single Francisella halioticida genomic region:
- a CDS encoding peroxiredoxin has protein sequence MTKRVPNITFKTRVRDESIGGSNPFRWQDVTSADIFANKKVIVFSLPGAFTPTCSTYQLPGFENNAARFRELGIQEIYVLSVNDSFVMNKWIQAQDVKNIKPIPDGNGEFTRGLDMLVDKSNLGFGKRSWRYAMIVSNGEIEKMFVEPGKRDNADDDPYGESSPENLLKYLESK, from the coding sequence ATGACTAAAAGAGTACCTAACATAACTTTTAAAACTAGAGTAAGAGATGAAAGTATTGGTGGTTCTAATCCATTTAGATGGCAAGATGTAACTTCAGCAGATATTTTTGCTAATAAAAAGGTGATAGTATTTTCATTACCAGGAGCATTTACTCCGACTTGCTCAACATACCAATTACCAGGATTTGAGAATAATGCTGCTAGATTTAGAGAGCTTGGTATCCAAGAGATTTATGTTTTATCTGTAAATGATAGTTTCGTTATGAATAAATGGATTCAAGCTCAAGATGTTAAAAATATCAAGCCAATTCCAGACGGAAATGGTGAATTTACTAGAGGATTAGATATGCTTGTGGATAAGTCTAACCTTGGTTTTGGTAAAAGATCATGGAGATATGCTATGATCGTAAGTAATGGTGAAATAGAAAAAATGTTTGTAGAACCAGGTAAACGTGATAATGCTGACGATGATCCTTATGGTGAATCTTCTCCAGAAAACTTACTAAAATATTTAGAGTCTAAGTAG
- the cmk gene encoding (d)CMP kinase, whose amino-acid sequence MNNSKIITIDGPSGVGKGTLAKALAKHLNYKLLDSGAIYRLAALHCYNNNTNLENESEVYQTLKNLDISFKIEGNMVKAFLNNDDVTKEIRTEQTGMFASKIAAYPSVREILLDKQRDFATDQGLIADGRDMGTVVFIDAKHKFFLDADTKVTAKRRYDELESKGLNPDFNRILADIEKRDFQDRNRKTAPLKPADDATIINTSNLSIKEVFEIVISKI is encoded by the coding sequence ATGAACAACTCTAAAATTATAACAATTGATGGACCAAGTGGTGTTGGGAAAGGAACTCTAGCAAAAGCTTTAGCAAAACATTTAAACTATAAATTACTTGATAGTGGAGCTATTTATAGATTAGCAGCTCTTCACTGTTACAATAATAATACTAACCTTGAAAATGAATCAGAAGTATATCAAACTCTAAAAAACTTAGATATCAGCTTTAAGATTGAAGGAAACATGGTCAAAGCATTTCTTAATAATGATGATGTAACTAAAGAAATACGTACAGAGCAAACAGGCATGTTTGCTTCAAAAATAGCTGCTTACCCTTCTGTTAGAGAAATATTATTAGATAAGCAAAGAGATTTTGCTACTGATCAAGGATTAATCGCAGATGGTCGAGACATGGGTACAGTGGTGTTTATTGATGCTAAACACAAATTTTTCCTTGATGCTGATACAAAAGTGACTGCTAAAAGAAGATATGATGAATTAGAATCTAAAGGATTAAATCCAGATTTTAATAGAATCTTAGCAGATATTGAAAAAAGAGATTTTCAAGACCGTAATCGCAAGACTGCTCCATTAAAACCAGCTGATGATGCAACGATAATAAATACTTCAAACTTATCAATAAAAGAAGTATTTGAAATAGTAATATCAAAGATATAA
- the serC gene encoding 3-phosphoserine/phosphohydroxythreonine transaminase: MKVNFCAGPAVVPSSIIQTLQQMMTNYKDTGVSLLSISHRDKVFDEVHETIQKDLRTLLNIPDNYSILLMQAGATAQFAAIPMNLSNNYNKALYICSGQWSEKAAKEAEKFINVTTVTYDNNIAQNFISNKYDYIYYTDNETVDGFQIKKLAKSCNTKLVCDMSSSFLSKPINVSDYGLIYAGAQKNAGIPGLTVVIVKDSLIKQKTTTPIVFDYFITKKSNSVYNTPSVISWVAFELTLKYLIKNYGNLNKVEEFNNEKANLLYSTIDNSKIYKNDIKIEYRSNMNVIFHLPTTELTEKFLTTADKKEFYGLKGHRNVGGCRASLYNAVSLEDVRKLVKFMQDFENEQL, encoded by the coding sequence ATGAAAGTAAACTTTTGTGCTGGTCCTGCTGTAGTACCTAGCTCTATTATACAAACTCTTCAGCAAATGATGACTAACTATAAAGATACCGGAGTTTCTTTATTATCAATATCTCATAGAGATAAGGTTTTTGATGAAGTTCATGAAACTATACAAAAAGATTTAAGAACTCTATTAAATATTCCTGATAATTATTCAATTTTATTAATGCAAGCCGGAGCTACTGCTCAATTTGCTGCTATCCCTATGAATTTATCAAATAATTATAATAAAGCTCTATACATATGCAGTGGCCAATGGTCTGAAAAAGCTGCAAAGGAAGCAGAAAAATTTATAAATGTAACTACTGTTACATATGACAATAATATAGCTCAAAATTTTATTTCTAACAAATATGACTATATATATTATACTGATAATGAAACAGTAGATGGTTTCCAAATCAAAAAGCTAGCTAAATCATGCAATACCAAATTAGTATGTGATATGTCATCAAGCTTTTTATCAAAACCTATAAATGTTTCAGATTATGGATTAATTTATGCCGGAGCTCAAAAAAATGCAGGTATACCAGGACTAACTGTAGTCATAGTTAAGGATTCCTTAATTAAACAAAAAACAACAACTCCTATAGTTTTTGACTATTTTATTACTAAAAAATCAAACTCAGTTTATAATACGCCTTCAGTTATCTCATGGGTGGCATTTGAGCTTACACTTAAGTATTTAATTAAAAACTATGGTAATTTAAATAAAGTTGAAGAGTTTAATAATGAAAAAGCTAACCTTCTTTATTCAACTATAGACAACTCAAAAATATATAAAAATGATATCAAGATAGAGTACCGCTCAAATATGAACGTTATCTTTCATCTGCCAACTACAGAATTAACTGAGAAGTTTTTAACCACCGCTGATAAAAAAGAATTTTATGGTCTCAAAGGTCATCGTAATGTTGGTGGCTGTAGAGCAAGTCTTTATAATGCAGTATCTCTTGAAGATGTTAGAAAACTAGTTAAATTCATGCAGGATTTTGAAAATGAACAACTCTAA
- a CDS encoding YceI family protein, which produces MTGQVEFDPNDIKNNSVKLTIPIKHLSTEISELDQNLLSKNFFDVKKYPMATFVSTDIININKNKKVFDLKGNLTLHGIKKPVVLHVKFNGSGLNYEKKQTIGFSATAVLD; this is translated from the coding sequence ATAACAGGACAGGTTGAATTTGATCCTAACGATATTAAAAATAATTCAGTTAAATTAACTATACCTATTAAGCATCTAAGTACAGAAATATCAGAATTAGATCAGAATTTATTATCTAAGAATTTTTTTGATGTTAAAAAATATCCTATGGCAACATTTGTTAGTACTGATATTATAAATATTAATAAAAATAAAAAAGTTTTTGATTTAAAAGGTAATCTAACCTTACATGGAATTAAAAAACCAGTTGTTTTGCATGTTAAATTTAATGGTTCAGGATTAAATTATGAGAAAAAACAAACAATTGGTTTTAGTGCTACTGCTGTGTTGGACTAA
- a CDS encoding IS3 family transposase: MIHTKHPYYGTRRLVKLLNRLGFLVGRKLIKSAMEFMGIKALYPKKKTTVINKQHKKYPYLLNVFKNETNQVVIDKANKVWSADITYIRLECGYAYLAAIIDWHSKKILAWKISNTMDTHLTTSVLKEALFKYGKPDIFNSDQGTQYTAKEHIKILSDNKINKSMDAKGRSIDNIAIERFWRTLKYENVYPASYITMKEAKVGIKEYIDIYNNERLHSSIGYMTPDEVYSGILDAA, encoded by the coding sequence TTGATACATACTAAACATCCATATTATGGTACGAGAAGGCTAGTAAAGTTGCTAAATAGATTAGGATTTCTAGTTGGAAGGAAGCTAATCAAAAGTGCTATGGAATTCATGGGTATTAAGGCATTGTATCCTAAAAAAAAGACAACTGTCATTAATAAGCAACACAAGAAATATCCATACTTACTTAATGTATTTAAAAATGAGACGAATCAGGTTGTTATAGATAAAGCTAATAAGGTATGGAGTGCTGATATCACGTATATTAGACTAGAATGTGGGTATGCATATTTAGCAGCCATAATAGATTGGCATAGCAAGAAAATACTAGCTTGGAAGATTTCTAATACTATGGATACACATCTAACAACTAGTGTGTTAAAAGAAGCGTTATTTAAATATGGTAAACCTGATATCTTTAACTCTGATCAAGGAACTCAATATACAGCAAAAGAGCATATTAAAATATTATCTGATAATAAAATAAATAAATCTATGGATGCTAAAGGAAGATCTATAGATAATATTGCAATTGAGAGATTTTGGAGAACACTGAAATATGAAAATGTTTATCCGGCATCATATATAACTATGAAAGAGGCTAAAGTAGGTATCAAAGAATATATTGATATTTACAACAATGAAAGACTACATTCTAGTATTGGATATATGACTCCTGATGAAGTATATTCTGGTATTTTAGATGCTGCATAA
- a CDS encoding transposase, with amino-acid sequence MSKKRVTYTADFKAKVIIELLEGDMTVNEIASKYDLLPKNVHNWKQQFLSNACLAFDKSSVVKEYKQEIDELRKDKDATSKELGEVIVERDFLMGKLKSLVSSNDRVNSVDTKLELSLNNQLKLLSVSKSVYYYTPI; translated from the coding sequence ATGAGTAAAAAAAGAGTAACGTATACAGCTGATTTTAAAGCTAAAGTAATTATAGAATTGCTAGAAGGCGATATGACAGTTAATGAGATAGCAAGTAAGTATGATTTACTTCCTAAAAACGTGCATAATTGGAAGCAGCAATTTTTATCTAATGCTTGCTTAGCATTTGATAAAAGCTCTGTTGTTAAGGAGTATAAGCAGGAAATAGATGAGCTTAGAAAAGATAAAGATGCAACAAGTAAAGAACTAGGCGAGGTAATAGTAGAGAGGGATTTTTTAATGGGAAAGCTAAAAAGCTTGGTATCATCAAATGATAGAGTAAACTCTGTAGATACTAAGCTAGAATTATCTTTAAATAATCAGCTTAAACTATTATCTGTATCTAAGAGTGTGTACTATTATACACCAATATAA
- the hemF gene encoding oxygen-dependent coproporphyrinogen oxidase, producing MQEKILRFENFLTQLQVNIAAVLEKYETSNTKFISDKWEKPNTPEQKLKGYGNSMIIENGEVFEKGVVAFSRVHGDALPPSATAKRQELTGKSFIATGVSLVIHPRSPFVPTSHANFRLLIVGADTDNPIWWFGGGFDLTPYYPFEEDAIHWHQTAKDICDKHDKSYYLRFKEWCDDYFYLKHRNECRGIGGLFFDDLNDKSFEECFNFVTDCANSYLDAYLPIIEKRRNIKYSQKHKDFQLYRRGRYVEFNLVFDRGTIFGLQSGGRTESILSSMPPMATWKYNWQPDEGSEEAKVYEYIKPKNWLD from the coding sequence ATGCAAGAAAAAATTTTAAGGTTTGAAAACTTTCTAACACAACTTCAAGTAAATATTGCTGCTGTATTAGAAAAATATGAAACTAGCAATACCAAGTTTATAAGTGATAAGTGGGAAAAACCAAACACTCCTGAGCAAAAACTTAAAGGTTATGGTAACTCAATGATAATTGAAAATGGTGAAGTTTTTGAAAAAGGTGTAGTGGCTTTTTCTAGAGTACATGGTGATGCTTTACCACCATCTGCCACTGCTAAAAGACAAGAGCTCACTGGCAAATCTTTTATTGCAACAGGTGTCTCTCTTGTTATACATCCACGTAGCCCTTTTGTACCAACTTCTCATGCTAACTTTAGACTTCTTATTGTAGGTGCTGATACTGATAACCCTATTTGGTGGTTTGGAGGTGGTTTTGATTTGACTCCTTACTATCCATTTGAAGAAGATGCTATACATTGGCACCAAACAGCTAAAGACATTTGTGATAAACATGATAAAAGCTATTACCTTAGATTTAAAGAATGGTGTGATGACTATTTTTATTTAAAGCATAGAAATGAATGCAGAGGTATTGGAGGATTATTTTTTGATGATTTAAATGATAAATCTTTTGAAGAATGTTTTAACTTTGTAACTGATTGTGCAAACTCATATCTAGATGCTTATTTACCAATAATAGAAAAAAGAAGAAATATTAAGTATTCTCAAAAACATAAAGATTTTCAGCTTTATCGCAGAGGTAGATATGTTGAGTTTAATCTAGTATTTGATAGAGGTACTATATTTGGTTTACAAAGTGGAGGTCGTACTGAATCTATACTCTCATCTATGCCGCCAATGGCAACATGGAAGTATAATTGGCAACCAGATGAGGGTTCTGAAGAAGCAAAAGTTTACGAGTATATTAAACCTAAAAATTGGTTAGATTAA
- a CDS encoding alanine dehydrogenase, translating to MNKQLYGVISTSKNNYEKRLPINPELLLKIPRDIRNNLIFEAGYGESFGISDEKIASLTAGISSREEILKTIGNVILITPTPKDLKEIKENSTILGWTNCVKDKEITQLAIDKKLTLISFEAMFLSNKEEKVKQNIFHQTNELAGYCAVLHALELKGIDGRYGDQKKILVIGFGSVSHGAINALQARGYNDITVCTRHSIATLSNVIKGCKYVTVPENISDSKKFIELLTKAEIVVNGISQDLTKPTMFIKENDIIEMNPKCLIIDLGCNKAMGFFFAKPTMFNDPMFKVGTMDYYGVNHASNYLWDSATRSISQVINNYLPNITLTKKNKAKDKTLSDATDIKEGLIRNKKIILFQKREKKYPYNYKSL from the coding sequence ATGAATAAACAATTATATGGGGTTATATCAACTTCAAAAAATAATTATGAAAAAAGATTACCAATTAATCCCGAACTTTTATTAAAAATACCTAGAGATATTAGGAATAATCTTATATTTGAAGCTGGTTATGGAGAATCTTTTGGAATTTCTGATGAGAAAATTGCTAGTTTAACAGCAGGAATATCTTCACGTGAGGAAATATTAAAAACTATAGGAAATGTAATATTAATAACTCCGACACCAAAAGATTTGAAGGAAATTAAAGAAAATAGTACAATCTTGGGCTGGACAAATTGTGTTAAAGATAAAGAAATAACACAGCTGGCAATTGATAAAAAATTAACTCTTATTTCTTTTGAAGCAATGTTTTTAAGTAATAAAGAAGAGAAAGTAAAGCAAAATATATTTCATCAAACCAACGAATTAGCAGGGTATTGTGCTGTTTTACATGCCCTTGAGTTAAAAGGTATAGACGGTAGATATGGAGATCAAAAGAAAATATTAGTAATAGGCTTTGGGTCTGTAAGTCATGGAGCTATAAATGCTTTACAAGCTAGAGGATATAACGATATAACTGTATGTACACGTCATAGTATTGCAACCTTATCAAACGTAATTAAAGGATGTAAATATGTTACAGTGCCAGAAAATATATCTGATAGTAAGAAATTTATTGAATTACTTACTAAAGCAGAGATTGTAGTAAATGGAATTTCACAAGATTTAACAAAACCAACAATGTTTATAAAAGAAAACGATATTATTGAAATGAATCCTAAATGTCTAATTATAGATCTTGGTTGTAATAAGGCAATGGGATTCTTTTTTGCAAAACCAACAATGTTTAATGATCCTATGTTTAAAGTAGGAACTATGGATTATTATGGAGTTAATCACGCATCAAACTATCTTTGGGACAGTGCTACTCGGTCTATATCTCAGGTAATAAATAATTATCTACCTAATATTACTTTGACTAAAAAAAATAAAGCTAAAGACAAAACATTATCAGATGCTACAGATATAAAAGAGGGGTTAATAAGAAATAAAAAGATAATTTTATTCCAAAAGAGAGAAAAAAAATATCCTTATAATTATAAATCTTTATAA
- a CDS encoding cold-shock protein, giving the protein MRQGTVKFFNTTKGFGFIEPQDGGKDVFVHISAVENSGLSSLREGEKVGFETEENRGKLAAVNIKSI; this is encoded by the coding sequence ATGAGACAAGGTACTGTTAAATTTTTTAATACAACTAAAGGATTTGGATTCATAGAACCTCAAGATGGCGGTAAGGACGTATTTGTTCATATTAGTGCAGTAGAAAATTCTGGTTTAAGCTCTCTACGTGAAGGTGAAAAAGTAGGCTTTGAAACTGAAGAAAATAGAGGCAAACTAGCTGCTGTTAATATTAAATCTATCTAA
- the rpsU gene encoding 30S ribosomal protein S21: MPRIIVDPRKPFDISLRNFKRACEKAGIRQELRERKTFVKPTEKRRIAKKAAIGRARKEARRSYSY; the protein is encoded by the coding sequence ATGCCAAGAATAATAGTTGACCCTAGAAAACCTTTTGATATTAGTCTAAGAAACTTTAAAAGGGCTTGTGAGAAAGCTGGTATTAGACAAGAACTTAGAGAAAGAAAGACTTTTGTAAAACCAACAGAAAAAAGAAGAATTGCTAAAAAAGCAGCTATTGGTAGAGCTAGAAAAGAGGCAAGAAGATCTTATTCTTATTAG
- a CDS encoding transposase gives MSKKRVTYTADFKAKVIIELLEGDMTVNEIASKYDLLPKNVHNWKQQFLSNACLAFDKSSVVKEYKQEIDELRKDKDATSKELGEVIVERDF, from the coding sequence ATGAGTAAAAAAAGAGTAACGTATACAGCTGATTTTAAAGCTAAAGTAATTATAGAATTGCTAGAAGGCGATATGACAGTTAATGAGATAGCAAGTAAGTATGATTTACTTCCTAAAAACGTGCACAATTGGAAGCAGCAATTTTTATCTAATGCTTGCTTAGCATTTGATAAAAGCTCTGTTGTTAAGGAGTATAAGCAGGAAATAGATGAGCTTAGAAAAGATAAAGATGCAACAAGTAAAGAACTAGGCGAGGTAATAGTAGAGAGGGATTTTTAA
- a CDS encoding IS3 family transposase, with protein sequence MGKLKSLVSSNDRVNSVDTKLELSLNNQLKLLSVSKSVYYYTPISKFSSNDDIRLLNAIDLIHTKHPYYGTRRLVKLLNRLGFLAGRKLIKSAMEFMGIKALYPKKKTTVINKQHKKYPYLLNVFKNETNQVVIDKANKVWSADITYIRLECGYAYLAAIIDWHSKKILAWKISNTMDTHLTTSVLKEALFKYGKPDIFNSDQGTQYTAKEHIKILSDNKINKSMDAKGRSIDNIAIERFWRTLKYENVYPASYITMKEAKVGIKEYIDIYNNERLHSSIGYMTPDEVYSGILDAA encoded by the coding sequence ATGGGAAAGCTAAAAAGCTTGGTATCATCAAATGATAGAGTAAACTCTGTAGATACTAAGCTAGAATTATCTTTAAATAATCAGCTTAAACTATTATCTGTATCTAAGAGTGTGTACTATTATACACCAATATCAAAATTTAGTAGTAATGATGATATTAGACTATTAAATGCAATAGATTTGATACATACTAAACATCCATATTATGGTACGAGAAGGCTAGTAAAGTTGCTAAATAGATTAGGATTTCTAGCTGGAAGGAAGCTAATCAAAAGTGCTATGGAATTCATGGGTATTAAGGCATTGTATCCTAAAAAAAAGACAACTGTCATTAATAAGCAACACAAGAAATATCCATACTTACTTAATGTATTTAAAAATGAGACGAATCAGGTTGTTATAGATAAAGCTAATAAGGTATGGAGTGCTGATATCACGTATATTAGACTAGAATGTGGGTATGCATATTTAGCAGCCATAATAGATTGGCATAGCAAGAAAATACTAGCTTGGAAGATTTCTAATACTATGGATACACATCTAACAACTAGTGTGTTAAAAGAAGCGTTATTTAAATATGGTAAACCTGATATCTTTAACTCTGATCAAGGAACTCAATATACAGCAAAAGAGCATATTAAAATATTATCTGATAATAAAATAAATAAATCTATGGATGCTAAAGGAAGATCTATAGATAATATTGCAATTGAGAGATTTTGGAGAACACTGAAATATGAAAATGTTTATCCGGCATCATATATAACTATGAAAGAGGCTAAAGTAGGTATCAAAGAATATATTGATATTTACAACAATGAAAGACTACATTCTAGTATTGGATATATGACTCCTGATGAAGTATATTCTGGTATTTTAGATGCTGCATAA
- a CDS encoding tetratricopeptide repeat protein, which yields MSEQDNTPETPKEEAKPLASKNKKIIKILIGVAVIAVCTIGINSYLDYSHQAFLQEHSNAITTIKNKNIKGYKAAFEILKDLADDDEATASDYYYLGHLYQYGFGIQKNYSNAYKYYKKANTAQSFYQIAILYKYGQGVNKDDKKAIEYFKKSYKAGNKKAIVGLAKLLESNPNLISTTDPELIYQIYLAYQSNKLTKKKSKEKNKYLSIAASRGYEPAIIEQAIIFEENKNYHRALMLWQTLSYSSNPNVVDLAEKEIAKSEAFSQATT from the coding sequence ATGTCTGAACAAGATAATACGCCTGAAACACCTAAGGAAGAAGCTAAACCATTAGCATCAAAAAATAAAAAAATTATTAAAATTCTAATTGGAGTAGCTGTAATAGCTGTTTGTACTATAGGAATTAATAGTTATCTGGACTATAGTCATCAAGCATTTTTACAAGAGCACTCTAATGCTATAACTACCATAAAAAATAAAAATATAAAAGGCTATAAGGCTGCTTTTGAAATATTAAAAGACCTGGCTGATGACGATGAAGCTACAGCTTCAGATTATTATTATCTTGGACACTTATACCAGTACGGTTTTGGAATACAAAAAAACTATTCTAATGCTTATAAATATTATAAGAAAGCTAATACTGCACAATCATTTTATCAAATAGCTATCTTATATAAATATGGCCAAGGTGTAAATAAAGATGATAAAAAAGCCATAGAGTATTTCAAAAAATCATATAAGGCGGGTAATAAAAAAGCTATTGTAGGCTTAGCAAAGCTTCTTGAGTCTAACCCTAATCTAATATCAACAACTGATCCGGAGCTTATATATCAAATCTATTTAGCATATCAGTCTAATAAGTTAACTAAAAAAAAATCAAAAGAAAAAAACAAATATCTTTCAATAGCAGCATCTAGAGGTTATGAGCCTGCAATTATTGAACAAGCGATAATTTTTGAAGAAAATAAAAACTATCATAGAGCTTTAATGCTTTGGCAAACTCTATCGTATAGCTCTAACCCTAACGTGGTAGATCTTGCTGAAAAAGAAATTGCTAAATCTGAAGCTTTTAGTCAAGCAACAACGTGA
- the ylqF gene encoding ribosome biogenesis GTPase YlqF, whose protein sequence is MLHWFPGHMHNATKEFRKKMPTIDIAIEIIDARIPDSSSNHVLEQIVGNKPIIKILSKNDLADPKTTKEWLNYYHSSAIAINTLQDKNIVKRIIDLAQKKCPNRGTVLKPIRTIIFGLPNVGKSTMINKLAGRKVAKTGNEPAVTKLQQRIDISKSFMIFDTPGIMFPSPKSETSAFRIASIGSIRDTAMDYEATACYLLDFLKEINTKNFLARYTSINEKDFFKKYPQEIIEDISRIKTNFNVKQAAKNIVHDFRAGHFGKISLEDPQTIKKEKEQITVNEENQNTAST, encoded by the coding sequence ATGTTACACTGGTTTCCTGGGCACATGCATAATGCTACTAAAGAGTTTCGCAAAAAGATGCCTACTATTGATATTGCTATTGAAATTATTGATGCTCGTATCCCAGATTCTAGTAGCAATCATGTTTTAGAACAAATTGTTGGTAATAAACCTATTATAAAAATACTTTCAAAGAATGATTTAGCAGATCCAAAAACTACCAAAGAATGGCTTAATTACTATCATAGTAGTGCTATTGCAATAAATACCTTACAAGATAAGAATATAGTCAAAAGAATTATAGACCTTGCTCAAAAAAAATGTCCTAATAGAGGTACAGTATTAAAACCAATTAGAACAATTATTTTTGGTTTACCTAATGTTGGTAAATCTACAATGATAAATAAACTAGCTGGTAGAAAAGTAGCAAAAACTGGTAACGAACCTGCTGTAACTAAATTACAGCAACGCATAGATATCAGTAAAAGCTTCATGATATTTGATACTCCTGGCATTATGTTTCCAAGTCCAAAAAGTGAAACTAGTGCTTTTAGAATTGCAAGTATTGGCTCTATTCGCGATACTGCTATGGATTATGAAGCTACAGCGTGCTACTTATTAGATTTTCTTAAAGAAATAAATACGAAAAACTTCTTAGCTCGTTATACCTCTATAAATGAGAAAGACTTCTTCAAAAAATATCCTCAAGAGATAATTGAAGATATTTCTAGGATAAAAACTAACTTTAATGTCAAACAAGCTGCAAAAAATATAGTTCATGACTTTCGAGCTGGGCATTTTGGTAAAATATCCCTAGAAGATCCACAAACTATAAAAAAAGAAAAAGAACAAATAACTGTAAATGAGGAAAATCAAAATACAGCATCCACTTAA
- the nagA gene encoding N-acetylglucosamine-6-phosphate deacetylase produces MQSYILKDAKIYVETGFENKDIVVKNNIISDIVDQAKATELRLPVISLNSDDFVIPGFIDVHIHGSKGADVMDGDIDALEVISKSIYKQGVTSYLATTMTASNEQILKSMNAIKLYNTKPYKERAKVVGVHLEGPFISSGKIGAQNPDYLQEADVDKLANWHMACDNLIKKITIAPEIKNANKVIEFCNNKNIVSSIGHTSCTMAQALDAIDHGCSHATHLFNAMSPIEHRNPGAATALLMSKKVLAELIVDGIHLHPDMVKFTYQIKGSDNIALITDAMSAQSAGEGIFDLGGQKVIVKNGQARLENGVLAGSVLTINKALENVMKFTRCSLHDAVKMSSTNQAKSLELKKGQIKAGFDAEFVVLDKNYQVKQVIG; encoded by the coding sequence ATGCAAAGCTATATTCTAAAAGATGCTAAAATTTATGTTGAAACAGGTTTTGAAAATAAGGATATCGTAGTAAAAAATAATATTATTAGTGATATAGTTGACCAAGCAAAAGCCACAGAGTTAAGGTTACCAGTTATTAGCTTAAATTCTGATGATTTTGTTATACCTGGATTTATTGATGTTCATATTCATGGATCAAAAGGTGCAGATGTGATGGATGGCGATATAGATGCGTTAGAAGTGATTTCAAAATCAATATATAAGCAAGGAGTCACAAGCTATCTTGCAACAACAATGACAGCTTCAAATGAGCAAATTTTAAAATCTATGAATGCAATCAAGCTATATAATACGAAACCTTATAAGGAAAGAGCAAAAGTTGTGGGAGTTCATCTGGAGGGGCCTTTTATATCGTCTGGTAAGATAGGTGCTCAAAACCCAGATTATCTTCAAGAAGCTGATGTTGATAAGTTAGCTAATTGGCATATGGCTTGTGATAATTTGATAAAGAAAATAACCATAGCTCCAGAGATCAAAAATGCTAATAAAGTAATAGAGTTTTGTAATAATAAGAATATAGTAAGCTCTATAGGACATACTAGCTGTACAATGGCACAGGCTCTTGATGCAATAGATCATGGATGTAGTCATGCAACACATTTATTTAATGCAATGAGTCCAATTGAGCATCGTAACCCGGGAGCAGCTACAGCTTTATTAATGTCAAAGAAGGTTTTAGCAGAGCTGATTGTTGATGGTATACATCTACACCCTGATATGGTTAAATTTACTTATCAGATCAAAGGTAGTGATAATATCGCTTTAATCACAGATGCAATGTCAGCTCAAAGTGCTGGAGAGGGTATCTTTGATCTTGGTGGACAAAAAGTGATAGTTAAAAATGGTCAAGCAAGATTAGAAAATGGTGTGCTTGCAGGCAGTGTTTTGACGATAAATAAGGCATTAGAAAATGTTATGAAATTTACAAGATGTAGTTTGCATGATGCAGTTAAGATGAGTAGCACAAATCAAGCAAAATCTTTAGAGCTAAAGAAAGGTCAGATTAAAGCTGGTTTTGATGCGGAGTTCGTTGTTTTAGATAAGAACTATCAAGTTAAACAAGTTATTGGTTAA